The nucleotide sequence AAACGATTAGCGAAAAGAAGACTATCTAAATAGGgttgaattgaaaagaaggcCAAATTAGTTGTTAAGGAGGGTGGTCTCAACAAGAATTGAGGTAACTCGGTAAGGGTCAACGTTGGAAGCAGGTCGTCTGTCTTCGAGGTAACCGTAACCTTGAGCACCAACATGTCGAGGAATTCGGATGGAGGCACCTCTGTTGGCAATACCAGCGGAGAAAGAAGTCATAGAAGCGGTCTCGTGTTTACCGGTCAATCTTTGATCGTTGTCTTCACCGTAAACAGCAATGTGTTCAAGATGTTTCTTCTCGAGCTTCTTGATAGCATCCTCAATGGCGGCCATACCTTTACCGGGTGTTCGCATCTCCTTTGTGGAGTAGTTGGAGTGACAACCAGCACCGTTCCAGTCACCCTTGAGGGGTTTAGGGTGGAGAGATGGTTTGATTCCCCATTCTTCACCGATTCTGAGCAAAAGGAATCGAGCCATCCAAAGGTGGTCACCCATCTCAATACCTTCACAAGGACCAACTTGGAATTCCCATTGGGCAGGCATAACCTCGGCGTTGATACCGGAGATGTTGATACCGGCGTAGAGACATGCTCGCTAGAAACAACAAACGGAAATTAGCAAAAATTGTATTGAGACGATGGGATCCATGTCGACTCACGTAATGGGCTTCGATGAAATCACGAGCGAAAACTTTACCAGCACCAACACCACAGTAGTAAGGACCTTGAGGACCTGGGAAACCGTTCTTTGGCCAACCGAAGACTTGTCCATCAGCGTCGAAAAGAGTGTACTCTTGTTCGAGACCGAACCAAGGTTCGTGCTCTTTGGCGGAatccatcaccttcttgCATGAAGCTCGGTAGTTAGAGTGGTTAGGGGTTCCGTCGTTGTCGTAACATTCACAAAGAACGAGAATGTTGGCTCCACCTCTAAATGGATCCTTGAAGAAGGCAACGGGTCGCTAACGGCAGGAACAAGTGGTCAGCGAGTGATTTTGAGGTGTTACCAAGTAGATTGCTTTACTTACGAGGAAGACATCAGAGTTGTCACCTGGAGCTTGACCGGTTGAAGAACCGTCAAAGTTCCATTCCTTGAGATCCGAGACGGAAGCAGGAGCTTTGTCAAGGGTCATGGTCTTACATCTCATAcctccttcaccatcaatcCAGATGTCTATTGGTGAAAAGCAACGAGTATCAGCATGTGCAAGACTGAGATGCAATCATTGATGAATTGTGATTGTGCGGTGGCAAGACACTCACATTCGGCTTGGATCTTTGATCCTTGATCAAGAGCAAGATATGGAGCGAGTAAATCGACTCGTTTGGTAGCGATAAGGTCGGACATGGTGATTCTGGTCTACtttgataaatctaaaaaattGTCGTGTAACGAATGACGAGCGAGTCGCAATAAAGTAGGATTGGGTACAGGAATGGCAGGTTTTTTTTGTATTTCGAGTTTTTGAGGGGGAGCGGTTGAGATTATAATCAGAGCCAGTGAATTTTGGAGGAGCAAGAAGGGTTATGAGAGGATACGAGGAATTCcaatgaatttgttgaggTGGATGTGCGTTTAAAGCAGAGTCAGAATTCAAGCGATAGATGATGAGTCAGTGGAATGGCGCAAATTGTTCCAGGGTGAATCGAATGATTAATTGGTTGATCACAAGACGAGGCAAGCGAATGAACGAGTTGAATTAACGAGTCAAATGTAATAATTTCCGGAAAGAGCAATTGGAAATACAATTAATTAGCCTTTTTTTCTCTCTATACGGCTTTACCGCTCTACAATTATTACTcaccaaaagaaattagattGAATGTTATATATTGATGAGCATTAAAATGCTTTTGATCAAAACAACGATATTTATAAGGtgaaaagatggaaaagaaatgatttgattgaacaAAACAAAGCTGAgttcaaatgatgataacTGACTGATAAGCAGTTGCAAAGTATATATGTTAAAGAGATAAAGAGGAAGGACAAAGCAATTATATTACGCGGCGTTTCAATTCTTTACTTTTATggtaaaaaaaaaagggaaagataAACCGACCAATGATATCACGGATATGGCTTAATGGTTATTTCGAATAATGAAGTATTGCGGTTTTTTCTTATCTTCAATGTGCGCGCTCAGTGCTCCTTTGATCCTGCTTAGCATGACGGAGCAGTGTATTCAAGGGAACCAAGGGGAAGAATCGCCCTCCTTTCAACCAGCCTGGAACCTCATCTGGGGGAATCGGGAGTCGTATGTGATCAAAACAGCAGCAGTAACAGCGGCACGCAGCATAGCATGACGAGCCAAAAACGTAACAATAAGCAGATGGAGAAAATCCCCAAGAAAGAATTCAGGATCAAATTGTTAGGAAAACCGAATTGTCCCGCTTAACTTCCTCTTTTAGTAAATATCGATATTTCACTGAAAGGAGGATGATGGTTTTTAATTGGTTAGCCCTGGTATATAGGTTATTTATTTTCGAATTTCTAATGTCACAAAACCGCTTAAAGTCGGCCAAAACGTTTAGGTAGAACCGTAATCCCGACTCAACGCGCTTGGACCGGTCCGAAGTTGCCACGGTAGAAATATATTACGGCCTGAAGGTTATAACGGGGCTCTCCAAATGATCACTGCAGGTGGTCATCTCAGCCTTCTGAGCAATATCAAAGGATTATAATGCGCGACAATGGATCAGGGACGGACAGTTTGTTCTTGAGCAGTCTAGCTTCGATCACCCGTCGTTGGGAGATAAGCAAAGCGAATAGATGTAAGCATCCTTTGACCCTGTCTTTTGTCAAACGTTTTACACTGGTCGCATTGATCGCCTATCTGATCGGACGTGACCGAGCTCTTATCGAGAAAAGACTGAATTGTCAGATACGCAGGAGAAAGGTGAAGCAAATTCTAGTCAAAACAATACATAGGTTTAATTTCAGATCAACAGTACTCATCTTGTCAAGTGAAATTTACTAATCTATTCGGAGAAAATTACGACTTTACATTATCTTTCGAACTTATTTCTGGTGTTTTCTTCTGGTTGGAATTTCCTTCGATAAGAAAGCAGTATACAAGGGATTCAAAGAATCGGAAGCGAGCTACAGTACAAGTTGGACATTACCGATATCGGTATGAGCTAAAACTCTTGAATGTCCAGGAGGAAGGTGAGGTGGACCATGAGGTCTTCCAGGTCCTCCGGGTCCTCCAGGTCCTTTAGGTGGACCATGAGGTGGGGGAGGTGGAGGATGATGCTTTCCTGGTGGTCCATGAGGAGGAGGTGAGCCTGGAGGGCCGTGAGGAGGGGAAGGTGGTCCGCCAGGACCCTTATGAGGTGGGGGAGGTGGTCCACCAGGTCCACCAGGGCCTTTATGGGGAGGGGGTGGTGGAGGATGATCGCCTTTAGGAGGAGCAGGAGTGGATTCTATTTCTTCCTCAACGTCggaaaattggaaaatatcAATCCAATCCTCcatctcatcttctccttcatctctttTATCAAGATTGTGACCTTTTGAAGGTGGTTGATTATTCTCAGGTGAATGTTGACCTTTAGGTCTCTTGAATCCGACTAgacctttttcttttcctcccTTTTCTCCTACGAATTGTTcaagaatatgatgatcCTTGTATTTCTCCGGAATGGATAAAGAGTAATTACCAACAAAGCttgaaatttcatataAACCTCGGAAGTTTTCAGCATGTTGTACAGAAACATTGTTGGTTTTTGAAATAGCTTTGATGATACTTGAAGTGTAATTTCCTTGAGATAGGACTGTGAGATTTACAGAGCCAGTTGTAGAGAAAGCTCCGATGAAAGCTGGTCTTGGgggtggaggtggtggagggTGAGGATGAGATGGTCGTTCAAATTTACCGAACCATTTACTTAACCACGATCTCTTATCTTTCTTGTGATGATCATGAtgttttctcttcttgtGTTCCTTCTTGCCCTTCTTACTGTGTTTCTTGTTTCTCTTGTGATGCTCATGTTTCTTTTCCTCGTCTTCGTCGTCAGATCCATCGTGGTGTTCAGACTTGTGTTTATGgtcttcctcatcatcgtcattgTCATGCTCATGTTTAGGTCCATGTTTACCTTTGCCCTTGtgaggaggaggtggtcTGTGATGAGGTCCATGCCAAGGTGCGATAACATGAACTTTGGCGTCGATGTTTCCAGTGACAGTCTTCAAGACAAGAGCTTGAGATACATTGTATGTTCCACCGATGGTACCCGCGACAGCGTCCAAGTTGATCTTTCCACCGACAAGCGAAGGCACATTGATATCTCCGGTCTCAGATTTGAGAGTAAGATCtttgaagatcaaatcTTGAGCAGAGGTAGCAAGTTCGAAATTGATCGAATTGGTGGACGAAATCGTGAGTGAAGGGAGTCGGTGCTTCTGGGATGGAAGCACGAGGTGAATCCTGTGTCCGATTGCATCTTCGGACTATAGCGGGAAACATAGATTAGCTCAACAATTCTCAAGTTCTATCGGAACTCAAGTATACTCACGTTGATGGTAAGTTCGTCGAACCATTCTCCGGCTTTCATCTCGACACCACTGACATCGCCTTCGAAGAGAGATTCGACGATCAATTCAGATGGAGAATGTCTACTTTCAGAAGTGATATCACTTCTAGAGATGATGACATTCCCTTCTAATCCCTTGAAGTTGATGTTCAATCCTTTTCGTCTGTTGAAAGGGATAGAAAATGTCGCATTGGCGGTCTTTTGTTCTCCTTCAAGTGTCAAAGCGGTACCGTACACAGTAGGTACAATGTTGAACTGTTTCAGAGAACGAAATTTAGCGGCTTTGAACAACATGACCAGTCAATGGACTTACGTTCTCAGGCATTTGATCGTGAGTTAGTCCATCACATGGTGCAAATGGTCCCGGGGCGACTTCCCTCCAAGGTTGAATTCCATGATGTTTGTGATGTCCATGATGTCCTCCTGCTAATGCTCCAGCGGCTTTATGAGTAAGGACAAAGGTGAAGTAAACTACAGCAAGAGCCAAGAAAGCTTTCTTAACTTTTGAAAGTTTGTTTACTTTTTCACGTATAGTGGATTTGCCACCACCAACCACTAATCCAGTTGATTCAGGATCATATTTTCCAGATTCAACTTCTACATCATTTCTCTCGCCATATACTTCGATAGGAGATTTCTCGTTCATTGTGGTTTGATAAGATGGTAAGATATCTTTGGTTGGGGAAGTAGGTATGTTGTTCCCTTCTTCCATCTTGATAGGTGGATATTTACTTGGATCAAACGTACTTCCAATTGATGCAGGGTGAATTCTACTTGAATCGAATTGTGAGTGActattatatatatgagATCCCCCTATCGAGGCTGGGTGATATGCCATATTTTATCGCGGTGACTAAGGAGACAAATTTCTGCTCAGTTCGAACCACGGAGTAAAAGATATTACTACGCACTCAAATAAAGCTATGACAATTTGAGTTTTATCGCACCTATTCAAGTAAGGTTTTTTTAGATCAAAATCGCAAAGCATCGATGTCGCAATTTCGGAAAAATTCGTTCTCTCCTTTGTCGTGAGGACTGTCTCTTTGCTGCGCTGTTGATTGTGTTTGTCGTAGTTCAGTTCAAAGTCGTGATTAGTTGGGACTCCACTTTCGCAGCTTTGAGTTTTGATCTAAATACGGCCGCAACTACCTGGGACCTGACTTGATTATGTCGTGCCAAGACAgtcttctttcttttgagTAGTATTATATGCAGTCTGATGCTCAGACACTTTGTCGAGGTCAGGTGTGAGCCAGTTTACAATGAACCGCAGATTGGATATCAGCGATTCAATAAGAAAAGCCACCGCAGTCCTCTCGCAGCCAGCTTGTTATTCAGTTCTCTGCtgaataaaaagaaaacacTCAAACGACAAAATGACTGTGTACAATGCAGGTTGTCCGAAATAGGGAATACCCATCACACGTGTTCGGCCGATCGAGGCGCTTAATTCCCTGGTAACTCTTTCACAAGGTAAAAGTGATGGACAGCTGGAAAAACGAAATCATGCTTATTTGCTCCTTCAATTGGCGATGACATTCAACGAGATACATCGCTGGCAAGCATGTAATCACTTGAAGAAACACGGCCAGGTACTCGTATGTACGCGCTACTCGGATGCACGGGTCACTCAGATACACTAATGGTTTTTGTAATGAGGTCGGAGCCCCACGTAGCAGTCATCAGAAACTTTGTAATGCCGTCCGAATGCACTGTACATCCGAGTAGCACGTATATACCAGTAATTTTTCCGGGTTCGCACCAAGTACTGTTATTCGGGAACGTTTTGACCTTAGAGAACACCCAATGTTTGAGGATGTGAGCACGTCAGAGAAGTGACAAAGGTGCTGGGTAAACAGAGCAACAGGTCGCTGAGGCAGGGATTCGCAGGAATATGGTGTAAGTGGCGGTTACCATGTGTAAATATGTGTTGGACGCTCAGAAGCTGTATCAATGTGTAAGGACGCTTCAAATGCGACTTTGCAGAGAGTAAGAAGTGATCGATCAAACATTGCATCCCATCACATGCACTGGCCTGCTAGCTATGCTAATAACTGAAATACGCGCTAAACTATCCTACAAAAGCCAAAAGGATAAACCACACCTGCTAAACCTAATAGATCGGTACTAGCTAAGGATTTTGAGCTGCTTAAGAGGGAGCACCACAAGCGGCAGATTTGCAGTACCCGTTAGATTGAACGATGGTGTTAGGATCGTCTTGTCCACCCCAGTTGGTGTTTTCGTCGGTACCAACACATTGAGAGAACATGGCACAAGTGAGAACACCATCGGTATGTTTAGGAAGGTAGTTCTCTGATTCGTTCACATCATAGTAGGTATTCACGAACGTGCATCCTGTAGAGGGGGAAGTTAGCTTCAAAATGCTTCAGAGATCATCCAAAAAGCATCACAGGAAGGCGAGATATGAAGGTTTAAAGATGGGAGGGTAGGACAGAAAAAGGTAGGGAAAATGACGGTTGTCGGCGATGGCCGCCATACTGAACggaaactcaccttctatTTCGTCACACGCGGCGAGACAGTCGTCGATGGTAGTAGCGAGGGTGTAGGTCATGTAAGAAGCATCTTGAGCTGCAGCTCCAACAGTAAGACCAGTCCAGACACCGTTGGGAGCAACCAAAGTGTAGTTTTGGTAGGTTACTTGGTACTGAATGGAGACGCGGATATCAGCAGGTTTCATAAGGCGAATGACCGAGGGGCACAAAGGACTCACAGTAGTCTCACAAACGGGGTAAGAAAGAGGGTCGACAGCTGCGGAGGCAGATGGCGAAGCAGCAGCTGAGGTAGCTTGGACTGGGGTAGCAGCATTCGAGCTGGCagcagctgaagaagcagctGGGGAAGCAGCAGCGGAGGAAGCAGCAGAGGAAGCAGCTGGGGAAGCAGCAGCGGAGGAAGCAGCACCGACAGCGGATGAGACGGCGGCAGCGGAAGATACAGCAGCGGCAGAAGATACAGCAGCGGCAGAAGATACAGCGGCGGCAGAAGATACAGCGGCGGCAGAGGAGACAGCGGCCGAAGAAGCTACTGGAGCAGCAGAGCTGGACTTAGCCGGagcagctgaagaagtCGAGGTCTTAGGGGAAGTGTAACCCCAAGGGAACTTGTGAGGTGGGTTACATTTCTTTGGGAGACTTGTTCTTTTGTTACCACTTCCACAGACATTGTATCTAGACTTGCTGGATCCGGAACATCTGACTTTATCGTAACCATCAGAGTAAGGAAGTTGTTTCCAGTATTTATTGTTGGAAGGTTTGTTCGAAGAACAGAAAGATCCAGGGGAAGAGTTGGAGTTCCAAGGTACACCGCTAGCACCGTAATACTGTTGATTACAAAGAGAAGTGGATCTCTCTTCGACAGCAAGGGCTGAAGCACCTTGCGAGGCCAAAAGACCAGTAGAGGCAACGAGGGCAATGGTTTGAATGGAGAAGAACATGGTAGTTAAGGATAAACTAAGGTAGTCGGGTAAAGAGGTTGGTCGGAGAGGGTGGAGAGTTTGAAGGCTAGTTGTGAATTGAGCTTGTGAGATTGTGGGTGAAGAAAAGAACTGAACGATAATCGTTtcaaagaaggtatatatatactttttTTTCGGAAGTCGTTCCTCCCCCGGGCATCGCTGCTCATAAAAGATGTTTGATCGACAAAAcgtaattcatttatttacGGATCGAAGTACCGCTCCCCCTTCAATCAGTGAGACATTCACATTGATCTGCACATGGTGACTTTCTCCGGGTCGCTTCTCCTACAATCGGTCTCAAGCTTGAAAGAACAAGCGAAAAAAGGCATACATCATTCACCGGACGCCCGGGTTCCTTATACGGGACCCTCTCGAAATTAAATTACAGTGCTCAATGGACTGACCTCCTCGATCAAACGTGAGAATCCAATGCAGAAAAAACCCTTAACAGTCTTCTTGCCTTTGCCGTGCTTACCACTCCTTGATATTTCGAGGAACAAGGAATTAAGGATCTTAGGAAATAATTTGTAGATCCCGAGCCGTCGAGATATGTCTCAGATTTTCCTGATGTGCGAAGATCTACCAGTAACTGAGGGTCgatttttctcttttcttcttgagtCCCAAACATTTTACGTGATTTGTTCCAGGTTTTACCCGTGTTTACCATTCATTATTTATACTGAATCGGGAGAAATACGGCCAACTTATGTTATTTTTGCCCGGAACCTTATTCTTAGACCCCTGAATCACGTCAATACTGGTAGAAATGCATGCGGATCGATAAACAGATTTATAACTTTGGGCAATCTATCGTATGTCTCTATTGACTGGCAATCAAACTCTCTGCTATGCCGTCTAGCCAAATATATAGGCTTCCATCACGACGGGCATCGTAAGACTGGTTTGGACCGGTAGATGTAATTGATTCTTCGGTTGCCGAATTTTGATCGACGTTACAAATGACATTATGAAACGGAGGGGGTATCGTGATTCTGAATTAAGCAAGGCACGTaggaaatatcaatttccgATCAGTCTCAGGCGAAAAATTCGGGTCTAAGACTTTGTGATATGTCTTACTCACCTGAGATACCCCAAGTGGCCCAGATGAAGCGTTCCTTCTAGTTCATCTAAAAATACTCCAGACTTGATTGACACGTTTTGCGAGGAAAGTCGGTCACGGATCTCTGCATATACCAAATGTAAAAGCTGACTAGCAAATTCTTCGGCTAAGACGTGAGGGAGTTGGGCGGGATTTGCTAGATCGAATGAGGCGTTATTGAATATCACTTTAGTCCTGAATGGTGCTGAGATTTCGATCTTTACACCTGGACTAATTGTACGGATCGAAACATACGTTAGTCATCAGCCTACCAGCCGCAAGTCAAGGTACTCGCGTAGCAGCGGGTGACTTACCAGCCTGGAAGCTCAAGTTTGTGACTGATCTGCAGAGTTGCCGTATCCGATTCACCCATAATGAATCCGCTGACCACATCCGATAAAGGCTGACCGGGATCCAAGCGATTATCGTGACTGCTCTCCAACCCCGCGGTCTTGAAAAGATTCGAGAAATTGGTAAGTGTTGCATTGACGATGTTACATAGCTGGCGGTATCGCAAACCTTGCAAGATAGGCTTGAGAATGGTTGGTGCTGCTGTATTTTTTAAGACGGTTCGGACAAGCCTGGTTTTACGGTACTTGTGAAGATTGATCAGATTCAAACGGGCGGAAGATACCATCAAATCGCACAAAGGCGATGTCGGAGTTTGCGAACTTGTGCGAGTATCGTACTATGTATGCAGCTTTGAGTAATGAATACACATGAGAGCGCTCCTTGGATGCTTACTAGTTCAAAGGAAAGAGTGTACTCCGCTATAGGTAACGCGATTGCCCTTGAGTCCAATTCACTCTTTGACATCTGTGCTGCCTCGTACCGCAGCTACgaagattgatgattagCGTTTCGGCTTCAAACAGGATAAAGTTTGAAGAGCAGGCCGGAAAAGCTTAGATTGACGCCAGAAAAGGCGGGGGAGGGTGAAGGGTAGCAAAAGGCTCGCATCAGCCATATCAAATTATGGCACAGTGTGCAAGCGCAGAGTCGCATACAACCCGTAGGGAGAGAAGACGGGAGGTTAAAACAATCACATACCTCGCCGAAAAGATCCTCATCAAACGCTTCCATTTGTGCTGCCTCCATCTCTGCCCTCACATCAGAGGAATCGGTACCAGGAGTGGGAGATGATCCTACAACAGCACCCGAAACATCCTTCAAAGTGGCTCGTAAGCGCAGGTATGAGCGAGAACCGAATGTCAAAGCGTCTTCCTTTGTTGGATCTAAATCAAAGGCAGCTAGACAACGTGATCGAGTGATTTGGGGAGCTATTTAATTAGCAAAATTCCTTGGTCAATACAACTCACCCTCATCAATCGCGTAAGGTATTATGACATCTTTGGCCATTTCACCGGCAGACATAGTTCTTCCGAAGTCAGGTTTGGGTAAGACTGCCCATTGATTTCTGCcattttctccttctttcagCTTCCTGACATCCCTCCAGAACCTGTCACCAGCAGTAGCCATCATCTGCAATTCCGACACAGCAGAGTCAATAAGAGCTGAGCATTCATCTAAAGCTTGTTGTTTTGCTGCCAAAACCAATTCTAAGTCGTGGATTTGGACGTGAGTCGGTTTTGCGGACTGTGTTGAGGGCGTGGTCGAGTATGTACCTGCGGGAAGGATTGGTGGTTCTTGGGAAACGGATGTAGGTAGTGAAGCCTTCGTTCCTGCTTCATTGGCCTTCTGAGCGGCTTTCGCTTTTGCCTTCTTCGACGCGGCCTCTGCTGGTTGGTTGGGTGCTGCAGGCGGCTGAGCGGTAAAGTTCGAAGAGACAGCGAGAGTCTTGGCGAGCTCGAGGACAAACCAAAGCTCATTTCGAGCGGAACTGCGGgtaaatgaagaatcagCCATGGGACCATAAGGTGCCTGCTGGAAGAAGTCTCGGCAATCAAAGGATAAGACGGAAGCTCGACGATGAGATACTGAAATCAACAGTACTCACTTCAGCTGCTCATGAACTTCACTTCGTAATTTATCCATATCTGTCCGgctcatcatcttgaaagGGTCTTGCtctttttccttctcttcAGTTGCATCATGTTTCTCGACAGAATCTTCGTCTGGCGGTAACCTCTCAAGCTTCTCCTCACTCATATCCAACAGGCCATTGGGATATTCGTTCCATATCCTTTCGAGTTGTTCGGTCAGAATATCACTGGCCGTCTTCCTATG is from Kwoniella pini CBS 10737 chromosome 1, complete sequence and encodes:
- a CDS encoding glutamine synthetase, translated to MSDLIATKRVDLLAPYLALDQGSKIQAEYIWIDGEGGMRCKTMTLDKAPASVSDLKEWNFDGSSTGQAPGDNSDVFLRPVAFFKDPFRGGANILVLCECYDNDGTPNHSNYRASCKKVMDSAKEHEPWFGLEQEYTLFDADGQVFGWPKNGFPGPQGPYYCGVGAGKVFARDFIEAHYRACLYAGINISGINAEVMPAQWEFQVGPCEGIEMGDHLWMARFLLLRIGEEWGIKPSLHPKPLKGDWNGAGCHSNYSTKEMRTPGKGMAAIEDAIKKLEKKHLEHIAVYGEDNDQRLTGKHETASMTSFSAGIANRGASIRIPRHVGAQGYGYLEDRRPASNVDPYRVTSILVETTLLNN